In Cryptomeria japonica chromosome 1, Sugi_1.0, whole genome shotgun sequence, the sequence TCTGGTCACTGTAGCCTCTGTTGCCGAGACATCCGTATGTACCAGTTCCTTTTGTACGGTAGACCCAATGCAAGGAGTTCGCTGGGAACCAATGACACTGCTGGAACGTCCTCTGTCGGAACTGCTGCGGTGAACCTAGAGGGTGTAGGCAATGAAGGTCGGGGCCTCCATTGCCCAAATCCTGGGATGGGTACGACTGGTATGGCTCCTACTGTCACCCCTGAAGTCTGGAGAGGTGTCAGTCCTCCATCCTGAGTCAATACTATTGGTGCATACACCAGTCGGCCTACTCCCGCAGGTCGCACTCCACCTACCGGTAATCCACAGATTCCTCTCGTCACGTGCCCAAAAGACACTGCATAGCCACTACTCTCCTTTGAACTCGGGGCTTTCTCTACTTCCTTCATGCTGGCAAGGCAGAATGTGTCATGACTCTGGCTGCTCCTAGAAGAAGTGTCCTCGGAATCGTCCCCTTCCTCTGCACTACTATCAACCTCTTCTGCAACCTCTTCTTCTGCATCCTCATCAACTGTCTTCGTCTCCTATTTTTTGTGTCTACCTGTGGTGGTCTCAGTCGCTTTGTGCTAGAATGGGCTTCCCCGCTACCTGCCATGGTATCCAGGTGGGTCCAATAAAAAATGAATGGCTGTGAAGGGTCCCTCGTCTCTCGAGGTTTCCAAACATGCTTCTCCGGCGATACCTGTGTGCATGCATCGTCGAGGAACAACCCTATGGCATGAAACAACATGTAAAAATCCTTGTGTCGTAGGATCAAGAATTCATGGTTTCTGTTGGACAAAACTGTTGCCCAGTTGTACACCGTCCCATTCCTCAGGCCATTCATAAGTGCAATCATGGGTACTGCCGTGTCGGATGCCTCGTTGGCTCCTGTAAGTCTGTTTTTCATAACATCCATTAGACTCTGCCAATCTCCTAGAAGGATGTAGGACTTCTTCAACCCTCTGCCCTTGGGTGTCTTGATCGCAACCCATTCCTGGTCTGAGAGATCACTTGGACAAATTAACCGCAGTAGTTGCTCTTTCCTTTCTGGTGACATCTTTGTGGCATTCTTGTCTATTTTCTTTCCTTCGTCTGGGATGCCAAATACCCTAGCAAAATCGTCGGGTGCAATGGAGATGGTCACAATGCTTTGTTGGTAAGAGAAAGTGGATGCCCTCGTCGCGCTATCATATGTAGCCACCATCATTCACAGACATGGTTCAAAATTCCTAATGGCGAAGATGGGCATTTGAATTGCCCAATGCACCCGTGCTTTCTTGAGagattctttaattaaataattatctagGGTTTCCAGCCACCAAGTCCTGCACACATTTCCACTCAATCCTTCAAATGTAACAGTGTCAGGTGTGATTTTCTCCAGCATTGTCTTCTTCTTGGCCTTTCCTGTATTTGTTGACCCTGCAATTTTCACTCCAGGCTGCAACACTCGCTTCCCCTTGTCCTTGGCTGCCTTGCTTCCCTCTACCATTTTCCTTGACTTTGATGGTTGGTCTAACTACTGCAACCGTTTTCTCCAGTCCAACTTTCCTAATCTTGATTTTCCCAATTCCATTTGAATGATTTAACTGCCAACGCTTAACGCTTATACTTGTCAAATGCCGTTATTTTGGTATGACTTTGCCTAGCGGTGTCGGCTTGTACGACGTTGTATGAAACTTCATTTTGTTTGTGGGCTGTCCACCTCGTGTACGAAATCGCCGTACGTCCCTTTCTTCCTGCTCCGTACGGCTGGCAATTCTTCTCTGCTTCATGTCGTATGATTTTCCATTGCTTCCTATCGTACGATGTTCGACTGATTCATGCCGTATGGTGTTCGACTCCTCCCTGCCGTATGATTTTCTTTCCTTTGTCCGCCATCGATGTACAGATTGCACAGATTGTACCTGTATCAACTTATGTTCGTATGGATTTTATGTGGTGCTATCGTACGAAGATTTGTTTCCTGCCGCCGTATGATGCCTCCTTGCTTACGCGGTTGTACGACCTTCTTCCATCACACCTTGTCCGTACATGTCCTCTTGGTCACGCGACTGTACGGTCTCAATTAATCTGCCACTGTACAGATTTTAATATAGCCATACTATGCTATTTAAAACGTACGGACTTTGTCACTGGTGTCACCCTTGGTGTATGACGTTTTTTTTCTCTTGTCACCCCAGGTGTACGAATTATCACCCTCGACGTACGACCAACGTATGGTTTGGAAAAATGAATTTCGTACAGTCTATTTAAATGAATACCGTACGACCATCCTTTATTTTTGTTTGTCCCCCCGCCGTACGACCTCCTTGTGCTCTTTTTACTCTCCATCGTATGGTGTACGACCTTTTCATTGTacagtataatttttttttttatattttaactttttcaaaattttccaatttttcaaatttttttcaactaaaaaaatcaaataattaccTTTTCAATTTGTCCGGCTAGGCCCCACCTCCGGGCAAACTGGATCATTCCTCCGCTGCCTGTGGTGGTAAATCTTCAACTTTGACTCGTTTACCATCTCCTTTATTGGTTGGTTACCCAATGTCGACAACTTAGTTGCTCCATTCACAGCTACGTCACGAATTTTATATGGCCCCAACCATCGGACTTTAAATTTCTCAGGCTTAATCTCATTCCGCCCATTATACTTCAACACCCATTGACCTGGACGAAATTCCATGTGTCGGATGtgcttatcatgccaaaattttcgtTTTTGTTGGGCGGCTTCAGTGGCCCATTGGGCCATCATTCTGCGTTCATCCAACTTGCCTAACGCGTACAATTGCTCCTGCAGGCTCTCCATATCTACTAGGCAATTCTCGATCGCGATCCTTAAACTTAGAACCATGAATTTTGCCGGCACAATGGCCTCCTGGTCGTACATTAGCTGTAAGGGTGTTTGGCATGTGGTGACTTTTTAGGTGGTCTTGTATGCCCATAGTACAGATGACAACTTCTCCTCCCAATCTTCCTATTCAACTCTGTAGGACTTATAGATCATAGACACCAGTATTTTATTAGTAGCCTCAGCCTGCCCATTGGCCCTTGGGTAATACGGGGTTGACAATGAATGAAAAATCTTGAATTTCATCGTGAGCAGCGTGACAACATGATTCCCCACTACGATCACTCGACAGTTGGATTGGGATGCCGTACCTTGTAATAATTCGTTCATAAATGAACTTGGCTGTACTCAAAGCTGAGTTATCTAACAATGCTCGTGACTCAATGCACTTGGTAAGGTATTTTGTCGCCACCACAATGTAACGACATCTCCGTGTTCTGCTAGCTTTCAAAGGTCCAATGAAATCCAGACACCCAACGTTCAAACAACTCCTGGGCGTGGGATGGATTGAGGGGCATAAAGTCCTGCTTTAATGGTTTTCATACCCTCTGGCATGTATCACAACCCACCACCCATTCCTGTGCATCATTATATAGGGTGGGCCACCATAGTCCGACCAACAATACCTTGCGCGTGGTGGTGTCTGGACCCATGTGGCCTCCTGCAGGTCCTTCATGTGCTTCCCATAATCTCTTCTTCCATCACACACCTTCTGAGGACTTGGtcaggtcccattttatacaacCACCCATTAATTAGCTGAAATGTTCTGCTTCTTAAGACCAACTTCCTTCTCTCACTCGGTAGCATTTCGGTTGGAAATCGAGAGGTGGACAAGTATTCCCCAATGTTCGCATACCACAGTGGTAGTGCCGCAATTAGGAACAGATGTGCGTCAGGAAAATCATCGACTCCCTCTGGCGGCCTTCTTGACCTAATCCGGGACAACTGATTAGCGATCACATGGCTCTTGCTTGGCCGTACAACTATTGTGAAAGTGAATTCTTGAAGGAGTAGTAGCCACCTGCTTATTCTGCCTTGGATAATGCgtttatttaccaggtacatcaacgcctggtgatccacatagaAAGTGAAAGGTGTcgctgaagaagttgaggaaatacaacttcagagatcccaagaacacctgcatgcaaatacctgtcacaagagaagaatggaggcacataaaacaaaaaagcataaatgctctgaagaagaaaattatcattcaaaaaggaaatcaatttttgaaaaagtacaatacaatccttataaaaggataatagaaaccctgaaggtatgcaaccctaaagaaaccctaaagggataatgtgtaattattaaatacctacaatatttattaatgcctaagtttagcttaagcgtagagtttaatagactaataattaaataaataattattagctaatacaagataactctaacacccccccttaagatgaacttaaggagtagctaaaaaactaaatgtatgaagcaaaaaatgcaactacatgatgaaggcaaatttgggtcccaacaacaaaacctgatgaggtacccaattacaaccaaatctctatgaagtggagaaatagagaaaaccacatgggaaaaaactctactccaaaaagagatggaaaagcaagaagaacaccactgaagcaggaaatagctgcaaacactgtcgaagagtaactgctgatctgaagaacctgcactgaaatagaacatgaccaggtagagaagaccgtaatctgcatgagtgccctcaaatgacactattcGAATCAAATggtaaacaaagacaaacaactgaactcgaagatacagatggcatgagacaccaaagcttgaagagctgatcaatcgaaccaaggaagcattagaaccaacaagacaaacctccccataatgctgaagagggagagggacaggtacactgaaaagaacggccaacaagaactgcatgactaAGAACCAAGAACATCGGAGGTGCAGAGAAAATACATAgagtcgtggaaggaacactcacttgacacacaagatgaggcgaatgtcatggaaggaacactcactggacaaaggtagatggcaaacaaggcaaacatcaaccccctcatggcactttataagtagtgcatgtacaataaggcacaagaggtgcaagattccatgtaaacaatgcatgatatcactttatctcagtgcgtttgcataaatacaagctacaatgataagaagactgaaaatagaaacgagaaccaaaatagagacatcctatccagagaagagatcccaggatctgaaacaaccaagatatcctcCAGAGTGATGAAAAGCAAAAAAccgaataaaatatgcatggagcagaatttggaaataaaactcatatggctgaaaagtgcacagaacaagctttccaacgatataaagttttcgaaaaacgaagttcagatgctcattctatggctcccagagtgcaaaaaagagaccccactttgactggaaaaaaacacagtcaaacaacaaaattggaaaaaattaccaatatgacaaggtccggctcggaactagctttccgatgcctattcgttttcgaaaaaacgactccgtatgcccaaaagaaaaaaacccctctttttgggcataaaaagggttaaaaaataaaataaaattttatttatttatttattttttttgacaaaaattttctgatgcatttgcaggtatagtcgtacggatttttgtgactcgtaaagcgtgccaatgaaaaaatcatggcccagatgcacttgtcatCGAAATAgatcgaattatatatcaaaatgaatggaaatgcccttcggaagccaacggtgaggtctgttttggcccaaactactctgatttttttaaataatttttttgacgaatttctcgaaattcgtgcaaaaaaaaggcaaaaccaaagaaaaaatttcaaaacccaaatttgtcaaaaactgacaaattttatatggaaatgggggttttggagCGTTCTGAGCttaacggtgaggtccgtttgagcccaaaatgataaaaaaaacaaaacaaatacgccagatccaataaaaaaactctgaaaaaacttgaaaccctcctccaaaaaatctttaaaaaaatcaagaacaagcagcagcagatgtaggctctgataccatgaagaagttgaggaaatacaacttcagagatcccaagagcacTTGCATGCAAAatcctgtcacaagagaagaatggaggcacataaaacaaaaaagcataaatgctttgaagaagaaaaATATCATTCAGAAAGCGAATCAATttttgaaaaagtacaatacaatccttataaaaggataatagaaaccctaaaggtatgcaaccctaaagaaaccctaaagggataatgtgtatttagtaattagaataattattaaatacctacaatatttattaaatgcctaagtttagcttaaacgtagagtttaatagactaataattaaataaataattattagctaatacaagataactctaacagtcgCTAGCAAGTAGTGCTGAAATTTTTGTATAACATAGACCATCTGAGGGCTTCCCTCTCGGCAGTACTATAATTCTTCTCGACTTTCGACATCAACCGATTGGCAAAATAGATGGGATGATCCAACCGATGTCCCCCTTCCCTTGCTAGTGTAGCCCCAATGGCATAGCTCGAGGCATCCATGTGTACGTGGAATTATCAATCCCAGTTTGGATAGGCCAGAATGGGTGCTGCCACCAGCCTCTTCTTGAGTTCTTTGAATGCTTCCCCCTGTGTTGGTCCCCATATGTACGGTTCGCCCTTTCTTGTCAGCTTATCTAGTGGGAATGTAAGCTGGGCAAAGTTCTTGATGAACTTCCGATAGTATCCTATATGTCCCAAGGACTTTACTCTCGTTACATCAATGGGCGACTCCATCTCCAAAAGTACCCTTACCTTATTCGGTTCAGTTTTCAATCCAGCTTTACAAACGATATGGCCCAACAACTTTCCTTGTGCTACCATAAATCTGCATTTCGTCGGATTCAAGGCCAGCCTGGCCCTCCAacatctctccatgcactctctCAGCCCCACCAAATGAGTGTCTTTGCTACTAAAAATCGATCAGTCATCCAAAAAGGCCTTAAAATTTCAGTGAGATCTGGTTGGCCTTCTTCAGTGAGATCACAATTGGCGAGACCCTCTCACTTGTCTCCACCCGAAATATGACGTCGGCCTCCAGCATCCATTCAATCTCTTCATTCACCTTGGTCACATAGTTCTTATTCATTCGGTACGGCCTCTTCCGTACTGGCTGGGCTCCCAGGACCAATGGTATTTGATGGAAGCACAATTCTGG encodes:
- the LOC131073535 gene encoding uncharacterized protein LOC131073535; the protein is MYDQEAIVPAKFMVLSLRIAIENCLVDMESLQEQLYALGKLDERRMMAQWATEAAQQKRKFWHDKHIRHMEFRPGQWVLKYNGRNEIKPEKFKVRWLGPYKIRDVAVNGATKLSTLGNQPIKEMVNESKLKIYHHRQRRNDPVCPEVGPSRTN